From Anomalospiza imberbis isolate Cuckoo-Finch-1a 21T00152 chromosome 6, ASM3175350v1, whole genome shotgun sequence, one genomic window encodes:
- the TMEM41B gene encoding transmembrane protein 41B: MPREKRMRRAAAGAGARPRPGGVRRGGAAGPASSFSSSCPRLPVPPRPAPALTRRSPGRRRAMAQRRVAERGPCPAAAAAESARHQRQLLEGKALAEGGSARTSLLILVSIFLSAAFLMFLVYKNFPQLSEEERECIKVPRDMDDAKALGKVLSKYKDTFYVQVLVAYFATYVFLQTFAIPGSIFLSILSGFLYPFPLALFLVCLCSGLGASFCYMLSYLVGRPVVYRYLTEKAVKWSEQVERHREHLINYIIFLRITPFLPNWFINITSPVINVPLKVFFIGTFLGVAPPSFVAIKAGTTLYQLTTAGEAVSWNSVFVLMILAILSILPALFQKKLKQKFE, encoded by the exons ATGCCCCGAGAAAAGCGCATGCGCCgtgcggcggcgggggcgggagcgcggccgcGACCCGGTGGGGTGAGGAGAGGAGGAGCGGCCGGTCCcgcctcctccttctcctcctcctgcccgcGCCTC CCGGTGCCGCCGAGGCCTGCCCCGGCCCTGACTCGCCGGTCCCCGGGGCGCCGCAGAGCCATGGCGCAGCGAAGGGTGGCGGAGCGCGGGCCttgcccggcggcggcggcggcggagagCGCCAGGCACCAGCGGCAGCTTCTAGAAG GGAAAGCTCTTGCAGAAGGTGGATCAGCTCGGACATCACTTCTTATTTTAGTGTCCATCTTCTTATCAGCTGCTTTCCTTATGTTTCTGGTATATAAAAATTTCCCACAACTTAGTGA agaagaaagagaatgtATAAAGGTTCCTAGAGATATGGATGATGCAAAGGCCTTGGGAAAAGTCTTGTCCAAATACAAGGACACATTTTACGTTCAAGTGTTAGTGGCTTATTTTGCCACATATGTTTT CTTGCAAACATTTGCTATTCCTGGGTCTATATTCCTCAGTATCCTGTCAGGGTTTCTTTATCCCTTTCCACTGGCCttatttcttgtttgtttg TGCTCAGGACTTGGAGCTTCATTCTGCTATATGCTGTCATACTTAGTGGGACGTCCCGTTGTGTACAGATATTTAacagaaaaagcagtaaaatgGTCAGAACAG GTTGAACGACATAGAGAACATCTCATTAACTACATAATATTTTTGAGAATAACACCTTTCCTCCCCAACTGGTTTATCAATATCACATCTCCTGTAATCAACGTGCCATTGAAAGTGTTTTTCATTGGCACTTTCCTAG GTGTAGCACCACCGTCTTTTGTAGCCATTAAGGCAGGAACAACGCTGTACCAGCTTACAACAGCAGGGGAAGCTGTTTCCTGGAACTCTGTTTTTGTTCTCATGATTCTAGCCATCCTCTCCATCCTACCAGCTCTCTTCCAGAAGAAGCTGAAACAGAAGTTTGAATAA